The Polyangium aurulentum genomic interval GCGTTCCTCGCCGCGAGCCTGATGGGCAGCGTGATCGGCGGGCTGTTCGATCCGATCTGCGTGGCGGTGCGCGCGATCGGCCTCGCCGTGATCCCCGCGGTGCAGTACGTGACGGGCGTCGCGAGCACGCTCTCGGGCGCGACGGGCATGAGGCCCGTGCAGGGGGCGGCGGACTCGGCGCAGGACTTCCTCGCGCAGACGGTGTGGCAGTCGAAGCAGTTCTATTTCCACCACACCTGGTTCATCGGGATCCTCTTCGTCGCGATCCTGTTCATGAACCGCATCATTCCGCGGTTCTGGTGTCGCGTTCTGTGCCCGCTCGGCGCGTTCCTCGGCGTGTTCGCGCGCTTCGCGCTCTTCGGGATGGAGAAGGACCACGCCAAGTGCACCGATTGCAATCTGTGCCTGGTGAACTGCCAGGGCGCGGATTCGCCGCAGGGCGGGGTCAAGTGGCGGCAGGACGAATGCCACATGTGCATGAACTGCGAGAACGCCTGCCCCGAGGACGTGATCAAGTTCAAGTTCCTGCCGAACAGGAAGAGCGCGCTCACGGTGCCCGACACGGGTCGGCGGACGGCGATCGCGACGGCGGCGGCGGGCGCGGTGATGATCCCGGCTGCGCGCATCGCGGACGTCATCGACGCGAACTACGACCACAAGGTGATCCGGCCGCCGGGCTCGGTGGAGGAGCGCGAGTTCCTCGAGCGCTGCATCCGCTGCGCGGAGTGCATGAAGGTCTGTCCGAACAACGCGCTGCATCCGGCGTTCTTCGAGGCTGGGATCGAGGGGATCTGGACGCCGATTCTGATCCCGCGCATCGGCTATTGCGAGCACTCGTGCGTGCTGTGCGGGCAGGTTTGCCCGACGGGGGCGATCCAGAAGATCACCGAGGAGCAGAAGATGGGCATCGGGCAGAAGCCTGTGTCCATCGGGACCGCGTTCTACGACCAGGGCCGCTGCCTGCCGTGGGGCATGGCGACGCCGTGCATCGTATGCGAGGAGTTCTGTCCGACGTCGCCCAAGGCGATCTGGGTCGAGGAGGTCGACATCCCGAAGCGGCTGCCGATCGCGGGCGACAACGGCAAGGAGCCGGAGATGACGACGGTGCACGTGCAGAGGCCGCACGTGGACCCGTCGTTGTGCATCGGCTGCGGGGCGTGCGAGAAGGTTTGTCCGGTGCAGGACAAGCCGGCGGTGTACGTGACGAACGTCGGGGAGTCGCGGTCGAAGACGAACGTGATTCTGCTCGAGGACACGAACTACAATCGGCCGGGGTGAAGCCGGTCGATGAAGGTCGTGTTTCTCGACCTCGACGGGTGCTGAACAATCACGGGGATCTGGACGGCGACCGCGCGCCCGGTGGGGGCGTGTTCAATGGGGCGGCGGTCGAACGGCTGAACAGGATCGTGGCGCGGACGGGGGGCGCGGATCGTGGTTTCGTCGAGCTGGCGAGCACGGTACACGCTCGACGGGCTGAGGGACCTGAAGGACCAGCCGGAGCTGATCGAGCGGTTCGCGATCCTGAATGATATGGAGCTCGCGGGGATGAGGTCCTGCCATGTCAGGACGGACCCCGAGTTGGGGCTCTGCGACGAGCATGTGGGGGCGGTGGCTGCGTTGCTGGAGTGATGCGGTGGTCGTGGGTGATGAGGTGATGGTAGTCACCAAATCACCCCTCCCAACCCACCCAGGTTGAGTTCAGAGGCCAGAATCGTTGCCTAGACCACTCAAAAACCGACCCAGGTTGAGTTTGAGAGCGGTCGATCCGTTAGCTGGACAACCGCATCAAGCACCCAGGTTGGGTTCAAGCCACCCCAGAAGCCCCCACCCCGCTCCCACCCTACCCCACCCCGCCTCTACTGCGCCCTGAACCCATCCGCCGGCCGGAGCCTGGCTGCGTACAAGCTCGGGATGATCGTCGCCAGCAAGCAAATCGCCAGCGCCACCACCCCTGTCACCAAAAACTCCGTCAACCGCACCTGCACGGGCAGCCGCGAAATGAAATACACCTTCGGGTCGAGCGGAAACCCGTAAATCAGCAGCCCTTTGCACACGGCCAGCCCGAGCAGCAGCCCCAGCGTCGTTCCCGTCAGCCCGATGATCCCGCCCTGGTACAGGAAGATCCTCAAGATCTCCCCATCCGTCGCGCCCATCGCCTTCAGGACCGACACCTCTTTCTGCTTGTCGAGCACGACCATGATCAGCGTCGCCACCACCGTGAATGACGCCACCATCACGATCAGAAACAGCACCCCGCTCATCAGCCATTTCTGGATGAGCAGCGCCGTGAACAGACCGTGGTTCAGCTCTTCCCAA includes:
- a CDS encoding 4Fe-4S binding protein, producing the protein MAVAVPGAATPKKQKGRPGSGIPARLSIRILVWVRRVSQAGFLGLFLYFLFQTGFRGSFASAETAVRLPLPVEGFLLADPFVAAMTLLSTHTIYRGLVWSIGLLALTLVVGRVFCGWICPFGTLHHFFGWIFPSRYLRGNKRVESNKTAPGRQRVKYYLLYAFLAASLMGSVIGGLFDPICVAVRAIGLAVIPAVQYVTGVASTLSGATGMRPVQGAADSAQDFLAQTVWQSKQFYFHHTWFIGILFVAILFMNRIIPRFWCRVLCPLGAFLGVFARFALFGMEKDHAKCTDCNLCLVNCQGADSPQGGVKWRQDECHMCMNCENACPEDVIKFKFLPNRKSALTVPDTGRRTAIATAAAGAVMIPAARIADVIDANYDHKVIRPPGSVEEREFLERCIRCAECMKVCPNNALHPAFFEAGIEGIWTPILIPRIGYCEHSCVLCGQVCPTGAIQKITEEQKMGIGQKPVSIGTAFYDQGRCLPWGMATPCIVCEEFCPTSPKAIWVEEVDIPKRLPIAGDNGKEPEMTTVHVQRPHVDPSLCIGCGACEKVCPVQDKPAVYVTNVGESRSKTNVILLEDTNYNRPG